Sequence from the Pedobacter sp. D749 genome:
TTGGTACTGCTTTATTATGATTAAACGGTCACGCTCTGGCCTTTTACATCAAAAGCATCGCGTAAACCTATGGCAAGTACATTAAAGGCATATACCGTAAACATAATGGCTAAACCGGGCAAAACGGCGAGGTAAGCTGCGTCCATAATGATATAACCATAATGTTCTTTAATCATGCTCCCCCAGCTTGGCATGGGTGGTTGCGCACCAAAGCCTAAAAAGCTCAAGCCGGTTTCTAACAATATAGCAGATGCAAAATTGGATGAGGCAACCACTAAAATCGGACCGGCGATGTTTGGCAGTATGTGTTTGATAATGGTTCGGCTAGTGCTAAAACCTAAGGCTCTGGCAGCTTCAACAAACTCTACTTCTTTTAAAGCCATCACCTGCCCACGTACCAATCGGGCCACATCTACCCAGGTTGATAAACCGACTGCAATAAAGATCTGCCAAAAGCCTTTCCCCAAAGCGAAAGATATCGCAATAACGAGCAGCAATGATGGTAACGACCAAACCACATTCATAAACCAACTGATGGCTGCATCTATCCTGCCACCAAAATAACCCGCAATGGCTCCTAAACTCACGCCAATAAAAAGAGAGATCAGAACAGCCATTAAACCTACAGATAACGAAACTCTTATACCTAAAATCAACCGGCTTAATAAATCCCGGCCATAAATATCAGTCCCTAAAATATAGGTGCGTGTATAGATGTTATTTTCTTCGAAGAGCGCTTGTGGTGTTCCTATTTTTGAAGGTAAAACACAATTTGAACATAAATCTTTTAGTTCATACCTGGTTTCTTTGGCTTTTTCATCCTCACCAATATATTCCTGTACAAAAACATCTTTATCTTTTATCTGGTAAGAAGTAATCGGGATACTTTTAAAGCTTGGTGTCTGCCCATTCAGCATCCGCTCAAAAAAGTTAAGCTTTTCTATTTTAGGGTTCCGGCTGATAATTAAAAATGTAAATGTACTCCCCGGTTTCTTTTTATTTAATTGAAGAATCTGAATATTTGCATTTGGAGAATCGTCTGGCATAATCAGGTAGCCTAAAATGCCCATTATCATTAACAGTAAAATAAAAACCAATCCGCCGAAGGCAAATTTATTCCGTTTAAACTTTAACCATACTTTTTTTGATGGGCTATTATCCATTATCTAACCATTCTGCCTTTCCAATTGTATTTTCCGCTATTTCCGGCAATGCCGATGTACACCATGTAAATTACATGAAGCACATTTAAAACAGGTATTAAAATGAGTAAACTGCGCCTTTTAGCAAAGCCCGTTACATCCCATAAAAATAATGTTTCTAAAACCATTTTAACCAATAATTGATAAAATGTGACGGTTAAAAACCCCGGAATAAAAAGTCCGGTGATAAAATTTGCAAGAATGGATAGATTGAAGATCCAAATCAACACTCCCAAAACGATAATCGCCTTGTTTTTATAACGGGTACTCTTTGAAGCCCAACGTTTGCGCTGCTGTATAAACGAGCCTAAGGTTTCTTTTGCATGGGTGTACACAATGGCTTCTCTATTTTTAAGGAAACCAATCTGATCTGGATATTTGGCCGCAATTTTATGCAACAGCAGCTCATCATCGCCTGATGCCAGATCATCTATTCCCTGAAAGCCACCAACTTCATAAAAAGTTGTTTTTTCATAGGCCAAATTTGCACCATTACAAGTAGATGGCTGTTTGTTTCCTATGGTAGATGCGCCTAAGCCAATAAGATAAAGAAATTCTAAGGACTGTAATCGCTCAAAGAAACTTTTCTCCTGAAAATAAGCTACAGGCGAAGAGATCATTTTATAGTTCTTTTGCTCGTATAAGTTTACAATGGTAACCAGCCAATTATGTCCCATCCTGCAATCCGCATCAGTGGTAATGATCAGATCGCCGGAGCAGGTGCCGATAGCTGTTTGTATGGCTTTCTTCTTATACGAGTTTAATGCCCTATCCTCATTTAACTTAATTAGTTTCACATTACTGTCGGCATAGCTCAACACAATTTCCGCTGTTCTGTCAGTAGAATGGTCATCAATAATAATAATCTCTGTTAGAGCTTTAGGATATTGCTGAGCAATCAGGTCATTAATCGTTTTGGCAATATTCTCTTCCTCATCCCTTGCCGCAACTATAATAGAAACTTTGGTTCGGGGATCAGATTTTTGTGGTATAAAATAGACCAGGTTATGCCATCCTCTGATAAAATTAAGCACTAAAAAACCATAAATTAAGGTTAAAGCAGCAGATATAAGACTAATTAGATTTAAGATTTCCAAAAAAATTGAGTTTAAAAACGAAATAAGTGCCTAAGATAGCAGGAATTATAATATTTATGAGCCAGATACTTGCGGTACATGCAATAACAGCCACGTGTTGATCGGTTACATGTTTAAACAGCTCAACTGCAGTGACACTTCTAATACCAACATCGAAAAGATCCAGTGAAGGCAGTGCCGATTGTACCAAAAATAGCAAACAGGTCATCATCACAATATCTGTATAGTGCAATC
This genomic interval carries:
- a CDS encoding ABC transporter permease, with translation MDNSPSKKVWLKFKRNKFAFGGLVFILLLMIMGILGYLIMPDDSPNANIQILQLNKKKPGSTFTFLIISRNPKIEKLNFFERMLNGQTPSFKSIPITSYQIKDKDVFVQEYIGEDEKAKETRYELKDLCSNCVLPSKIGTPQALFEENNIYTRTYILGTDIYGRDLLSRLILGIRVSLSVGLMAVLISLFIGVSLGAIAGYFGGRIDAAISWFMNVVWSLPSLLLVIAISFALGKGFWQIFIAVGLSTWVDVARLVRGQVMALKEVEFVEAARALGFSTSRTIIKHILPNIAGPILVVASSNFASAILLETGLSFLGFGAQPPMPSWGSMIKEHYGYIIMDAAYLAVLPGLAIMFTVYAFNVLAIGLRDAFDVKGQSVTV
- a CDS encoding glycosyltransferase, whose amino-acid sequence is MEILNLISLISAALTLIYGFLVLNFIRGWHNLVYFIPQKSDPRTKVSIIVAARDEEENIAKTINDLIAQQYPKALTEIIIIDDHSTDRTAEIVLSYADSNVKLIKLNEDRALNSYKKKAIQTAIGTCSGDLIITTDADCRMGHNWLVTIVNLYEQKNYKMISSPVAYFQEKSFFERLQSLEFLYLIGLGASTIGNKQPSTCNGANLAYEKTTFYEVGGFQGIDDLASGDDELLLHKIAAKYPDQIGFLKNREAIVYTHAKETLGSFIQQRKRWASKSTRYKNKAIIVLGVLIWIFNLSILANFITGLFIPGFLTVTFYQLLVKMVLETLFLWDVTGFAKRRSLLILIPVLNVLHVIYMVYIGIAGNSGKYNWKGRMVR